Proteins encoded in a region of the Thunnus maccoyii chromosome 4, fThuMac1.1, whole genome shotgun sequence genome:
- the LOC121895913 gene encoding semaphorin-3F-like has translation MTVTMTTSGAQLLLLALCVYRGSGLQQSAPRVRLSFKELMDTRAARPFSFSFNTSDYRILLMDQDQGRLYLGSREYLVALDMQNVNKEPLIIHWPASAKRKGECQMTGKGRQGECANFVRMIEPWNRTHLYTCGTGAYQPICTFINRGWRAEDYLFRLVPGYVDSGKGKCSYDPKQENIAVLINGNLYAGVHIDFMSTDAAMFRTMGGRTAIRTEQYDSRWLNEPVFVQIQQIPDSAERNDDKLYFFFREKTLDSSGGASPSVLARVGRVCLNDEGGQKSLVNRWTTFLKARLICSVIGEDGVETRFDELRDVFIQPTQDERNPTVYALFTTAGSVFKGSAVCVYSMADIRNVFNGPFAHKHGHNYQWTEYTGKIPYPRPGTCPGGTFTPGIRSSKNFSDEAVNFIRAHPLMYHPVYPIHRRPLVVRTGVDYRFTALVVDQVDAVDGRYEVLFLGTDRGTVQKVIVLPKDPTSMEELTLEEVEVFRTRAPVKTMKISSKRQQLYVSSDAGLTQVSLHRCGVYGRACSDCCLARDPYCAWDGESCSAFTPSTKRRSRRQDVKHGDPLRQCRGFNAKVEKRLRETVQFGVEGSSTFLECQPRSPQATVKWLFQREGKRKVLNRVGGVVKTNHGILLKSLNQSDAGLYHCLATENNFKHTVARMALRILDRDIVLALTAQDEDEEPKTRQAGPYPQPSLVSTPFPPEIRLINQYCQSYWEQLNPKQQQQRKRTSRRHTESQDQGLG, from the exons AACTGATGGACACACGGGCAGCGCGACCCTTCAGTTTCTCCTTCAACACCAGCGACTACCGCATCCTCCTGATGGATCAGGACCAGGGCCGTCTGTATCTGGGCAGCAGGGAGTACCTGGTGGCTCTGGATATGCAAAATGTCAACAAGGAGCCACTCATA atccaCTGGCCAGCATCTGCTAAGAGAAAGGGAGAATGCCAGATGACAGGAAAGGGAAGACAG GGGGAATGTGCCAACTTTGTGCGGATGATAGAGCCGTGGAACCGCACCCACCTGTACACCTGTGGAACGGGGGCGTACCAACCTATCTGCACATTTATCAACCGAGGCTGGAGGGCAGAG GACTACCTGTTTAGGCTGGTCCCCGGGTATGTGGATTCAGGGAAGGGAAAATGTTCCTATGATCCCAAACAGGAGAACATTGCAGTTCTGATCA ATGGTAACCTATATGCAGGGGTCCATATTGACTTCATGAGTACAGATGCTGCAATGTTTAGGACCATGGGAGGGAGAACGGCAATCAGGACAGAACAGTATGACTCCAGGTGGCTCAATG AGCCCGTGTTTGTTCAGATCCAGCAGATCCCTGACAGTGCAGAAAGGAACGACGACAAACTTTACTTCTTTTTCCGTGAGAAGACTCTAGACTCCAGCGGTGGGGCAAGCCCCAGCGTTTTAGCCAGGGTGGGAAGAGTGTGTCTG AATGATGAAGGAGGGCAGAAGTCCCTGGTGAACCGCTGGACAACGTTCCTGAAGGCTCGCCTTATCTGCTCAGTGATAGGCGAAGATGGAGTGGAGACACGATTTGATGAACTAC GGGATGTATTTATTCAGCCTACACAGGATGAACGAAACCCTACGGTGTACGCTCTCTTCACTACAGCCGG CTCTGTGTTCAAGGGCTCAGCTGTCTGCGTCTACTCAATGGCTGATATCCGCAATGTCTTCAATGGACCATTTGCCCACAAACATGGTCATAATTACCAGTGGACAGAGTATACTGGCAAGATTCCCTACCCACGGCCAGGAACG TGTCCAGGAGGAACCTTTACTCCTGGTATCCGCTCCTCCAAGAACTTCTCAGATGAGGCTGTGAATTTCATCAGAGCCCATCCCCTCATGTACCACCCGGTGTATCCTATCCACCGCCGCCCCCTGGTGGTGAGAACTGGGGTGGATTACCGTTTCACTGCCCTGGTGGTGGATCAGGTGGATGCCGTGGACGGACGCTATGAGGTGCTCTTCCTggggacag ATCGAGGCACTGTCCAAAAAGTTATAGTTTTACCCAAAGACCCAACCAGCATGGAAGAACTGACACTAGAGGAAGTGGAGGTTTTCCGG ACCAGAGCTCCtgttaaaacaatgaaaatatcttCTAAAAGA CAACAGCTGTATGTGTCATCAGACGCGGGGCTGACCCAAGTATCGCTGCACCGCTGTGGTGTGTATGGCAGGGCCTGCTCTGACTGCTGTCTGGCCCGGGACCCCTACTGCGCCTGGGATGGAGAGAGCTGCTCTGCCTTCACTCCGTCCACCAAGAG GAGGAGCAGAAGACAGGACGTTAAACATGGAGATCCACTGAGGCAGTGCAGAGGCTTTAATGCCAAAG TGGAGAAACGTTTGAGAGAAACAGTGCAGTTTGGGGTGGAGGGCAGCAGTACCTTCTTGGAGTGTCAGCCTCGCTCTCCTCAGGCCACCGTCAAGTGGCTCTtccagagggagggaaagaggaaagTG ctcaACCGTGTAGGAGGCGTCGTGAAGACCAACCATGGTATCCTTCTTAAGTCTCTTAACCAGTCAGACGCGGGGCTCTACCACTGCCTCGCCACTGAGAACAACTTTAAACACACAGTGGCCCGTATGGCGCTGCGCATCCTGGATCGAGACATCGTTTTAGCTCTCACTGCTCAAGATGAGGACGAAGAGCCAAAAACTCGCCAAGCGGGACCTTACCCGCAGCCTTCCCTCGTCTCCACTCCCTTCCCACCTGAGATAAGACTGATTAACCAATACTGCCAGTCCTACTGGGAGCAGCTCAAtcccaaacagcagcagcagcgtaaACGCACCAGCCGCAGGCACACAGAGAGCCAGGACCAAGGCCTCGGCTAG
- the LOC121895914 gene encoding wiskott-Aldrich syndrome protein-like isoform X1, with protein sequence MSRGSKAKLEGVQSSLLTLQENEKLEELMGRRCASMATGVAQLFMALPNSSSMWSLQHTGVVCFVKDNPQRSYFIRMFDLKAGRLIWEQELYNQIVYSPQLPYFHTFAADDCQVGLNFSEQREAEAFQNAVEEKINQRQNRQDKKQRPPQHSDRGSLPPVPHEKTSASPGNIHMATVDIQNPDIQTSRYRSMPAPVHASLPLGSKGKKDKKSKKKGPKLSKADIGAPSGFKHVTHVGWDPNNLDPDLWKLLSQAGISEAEMRDEATSQLIYNVIEQSGGMDAVKREVNKGASGPPPPPPGRQGPLPPVPGPGPAPPPPRGRSGPLPPVPGQSQRASPSSQPPPQRGGLPPPPPTSRGGLPPPPPPAYSAPSHFPSPPSSKSSQSFQSPPPPPPPSHQQRSMGVPPPPAPSTPNRGGGGGPPPPPPPPPPPPPPQTSDFPPPPPLAGAPPPPPPSSGGGGGGGGDSRGALLDQIRLGKKLRNVTESPDAAPPTTPESGEGIVGALMMVMQKRSKVIHSSDESEEDGGDEDEDDDEWDD encoded by the exons ATGAGTCGTGGATCTAAAGCTAAATTGGAGGGCGTCCAAAGCTCTCTGCTGACCTTACAGGAAAATGAAAAGCTGGAGGAGTTGATGGGCAGAAGGTGTGCT tcCATGGCCACCGGAGTAGCACAGTTGTTCATGGCTCTGCCGAACAGTTCATCCATGTGGAGCTTGCAGCACACTGGAGTGGTCTGCTTCGTCAAAGACAACCCCCAGCGCTCCTACTTCATAcggatgtttgatttgaag GCAGGGAGGCTGATTTGGGAGCAGGAGCTCTATAACCAAATTGTTTACTCACCACAACTGCCGTACTTTCATACCTTTGCTGCAGAT GACTGTCAAGTTGGACTGAACTTTTCTGAGCAACGGGAAGCAGAAGCCTTCCAAAATGCTGTCGAGGAGAAAATCAACCAAAGACAAAACCGACAAG ACAAGAAACAGCGCCCCCCGCAGCATAGTG ACAGAGGTTCCCTGCCTCCAGTCCCACATGAAAAAA CATCTGCCAGTCCTGGTAATATTCACATGGCCACTGTGGACATCCAGAACCCAGATATCCAGACCTCACGCTACCGTTCAATGCCTGCACCTGTTCATGCTTCCTTACCTCTGGGCAGCAAAGGGAAGAAGGACAAGAAGAGCAAGAAAAAGGGCCCCAAACTCTCCAAAGCAGACATAGGAGCACCCAGTGGATTTAA GCATGTTACTCATGTTGGCTGGGATCCCAACAACCTTGATCCCGACCTGTGGAAGCTGCTCTCCCAAGCTGGAATCAGTGAAGCTGAGATGAGGGATGAAGCGACCTCCCAGCTCATCTACAATGTCATTGAGCAGTCTGGAGGCATGGACGCAGTCAAAAGGGAGGTGAACAAAGGAG CTTCTGGacctccaccccctccacctGGCAGACAAGGGCCTCTGCCTCCCGTGCCAGGCCCCGGTCCAGCCCCTCCACCTCCACGAGGTCGTTCTGGCCCCCTGCCTCCTGTCCCAGGCCAGTCACAGCGGGCATCTCCATCCTCCCAGCCACCTCCGCAACGTGGAGGCCTGCCACCCCCACCTCCGACAAGCAGAGGCGGTCTTCCACCACCGCCGCCACCAGCATACTCTGCACCTTCTCACTTCCCTTCACCGCCATCCTCGAAGTCTTCTCAGTCCTTCCAAAGCCCGCCTCCTCCCCCACCACCTTCTCACCAACAGCGCTCTATGGGTGTCCCACCTCCTCCTGCACCATCTACACccaacagaggaggaggtggagggcctcctcctcctcctcctcctcctccgccccctccacctccccaaACTTCAGACTtcccaccacctcctcccctcGCTGGtgctccaccaccacctccccctTCAtccggaggaggaggaggaggaggaggagacagcaGGGGAGCTCTGCTGGATCAGATCCGACTGGGGAAGAAGCTCAGAAAT GTGACAGAGAGTCCTGATGCAGCTCCACCTACAACGCCGGAGTCAGGTGAGGGCATCGTTGGTGCTCTCATGATGGTCATGCAGAAGAGGAGTAAAGTCATCCATTCCTCTG ATGAAAGTGAAGAGGATGGTGGAGATGAAGATGAGGACGACGACGAATGGGATGACTAG
- the LOC121895914 gene encoding wiskott-Aldrich syndrome protein-like isoform X2, giving the protein MSRGSKAKLEGVQSSLLTLQENEKLEELMGRRCASMATGVAQLFMALPNSSSMWSLQHTGVVCFVKDNPQRSYFIRMFDLKAGRLIWEQELYNQIVYSPQLPYFHTFAADDCQVGLNFSEQREAEAFQNAVEEKINQRQNRQDKKQRPPQHSDRGSLPPVPHEKTSASPGNIHMATVDIQNPDIQTSRYRSMPAPVHASLPLGSKGKKDKKSKKKGPKLSKADIGAPSGFKHVTHVGWDPNNLDPDLWKLLSQAGISEAEMRDEATSQLIYNVIEQSGGMDAVKREVNKGASGPPPPPPGRQGPLPPVPGPGPAPPPPRGRSGPLPPVPGQSQRASPSSQPPPQRGGLPPPPPTSRGGLPPPPPPAYSAPSHFPSPPSSKSSQSFQSPPPPPPPSHQQRSMGVPPPPAPSTPNRGGGGGDSRGALLDQIRLGKKLRNVTESPDAAPPTTPESGEGIVGALMMVMQKRSKVIHSSDESEEDGGDEDEDDDEWDD; this is encoded by the exons ATGAGTCGTGGATCTAAAGCTAAATTGGAGGGCGTCCAAAGCTCTCTGCTGACCTTACAGGAAAATGAAAAGCTGGAGGAGTTGATGGGCAGAAGGTGTGCT tcCATGGCCACCGGAGTAGCACAGTTGTTCATGGCTCTGCCGAACAGTTCATCCATGTGGAGCTTGCAGCACACTGGAGTGGTCTGCTTCGTCAAAGACAACCCCCAGCGCTCCTACTTCATAcggatgtttgatttgaag GCAGGGAGGCTGATTTGGGAGCAGGAGCTCTATAACCAAATTGTTTACTCACCACAACTGCCGTACTTTCATACCTTTGCTGCAGAT GACTGTCAAGTTGGACTGAACTTTTCTGAGCAACGGGAAGCAGAAGCCTTCCAAAATGCTGTCGAGGAGAAAATCAACCAAAGACAAAACCGACAAG ACAAGAAACAGCGCCCCCCGCAGCATAGTG ACAGAGGTTCCCTGCCTCCAGTCCCACATGAAAAAA CATCTGCCAGTCCTGGTAATATTCACATGGCCACTGTGGACATCCAGAACCCAGATATCCAGACCTCACGCTACCGTTCAATGCCTGCACCTGTTCATGCTTCCTTACCTCTGGGCAGCAAAGGGAAGAAGGACAAGAAGAGCAAGAAAAAGGGCCCCAAACTCTCCAAAGCAGACATAGGAGCACCCAGTGGATTTAA GCATGTTACTCATGTTGGCTGGGATCCCAACAACCTTGATCCCGACCTGTGGAAGCTGCTCTCCCAAGCTGGAATCAGTGAAGCTGAGATGAGGGATGAAGCGACCTCCCAGCTCATCTACAATGTCATTGAGCAGTCTGGAGGCATGGACGCAGTCAAAAGGGAGGTGAACAAAGGAG CTTCTGGacctccaccccctccacctGGCAGACAAGGGCCTCTGCCTCCCGTGCCAGGCCCCGGTCCAGCCCCTCCACCTCCACGAGGTCGTTCTGGCCCCCTGCCTCCTGTCCCAGGCCAGTCACAGCGGGCATCTCCATCCTCCCAGCCACCTCCGCAACGTGGAGGCCTGCCACCCCCACCTCCGACAAGCAGAGGCGGTCTTCCACCACCGCCGCCACCAGCATACTCTGCACCTTCTCACTTCCCTTCACCGCCATCCTCGAAGTCTTCTCAGTCCTTCCAAAGCCCGCCTCCTCCCCCACCACCTTCTCACCAACAGCGCTCTATGGGTGTCCCACCTCCTCCTGCACCATCTACACccaacagaggaggag gaggaggagacagcaGGGGAGCTCTGCTGGATCAGATCCGACTGGGGAAGAAGCTCAGAAAT GTGACAGAGAGTCCTGATGCAGCTCCACCTACAACGCCGGAGTCAGGTGAGGGCATCGTTGGTGCTCTCATGATGGTCATGCAGAAGAGGAGTAAAGTCATCCATTCCTCTG ATGAAAGTGAAGAGGATGGTGGAGATGAAGATGAGGACGACGACGAATGGGATGACTAG
- the LOC121896308 gene encoding sodium-coupled neutral amino acid transporter 3-like, translating to MELQKMNGHSREEGFDGLDALAEQEEFLPHKPGVKKEMHFTDFEGKTSFGMSIFNLSNAIMGSGILGLAFAMANTGIILFLILLLSIAILSAYSIHLLLKSAGVVGIRAYEQLGNRAFGSPGKMLAGCIITIHNIGAMSSYLFIVKSELPLVIRAFLQSENTHTGEWFLNGNYLIIIVSVLIILPLALMKELGYLGYTSGFSLSCMLFFLISVIYKKFDIECPLKNHDVTPIDNYTGINSTDFCKPKLFTTNSETAYTIPILAFAFVCHPEVLPIYTELRDATKKRMQAVANISILAMFVMYLLTALFGYLTFYGAVESELLHTYSREGLSDVLILCVRLAVLMAVTLTVPVVLFPIRRAVLQIIFPEKPFHWARHIAIAFCLIFLVNLLVIFVPSIRDIFGLIGATSAPSLIFILPGIFYIRIVPEDQEPLMSRSKIQAAVFAAVGFIFMIMSLSFIIIDWVTGESKSRGGH from the exons ATGGAGCTTCAAAAGATGAATGGACATAGCAGGGAAGAGGG CTTCGATGGGCTGGATGCCCTGGCTGAACAAGAGGAGTTTCTCCCACATAAACCTGGTGTCAAGAAAGAAATGCACTTCACAGAT TTCGAGGGGAAAACTTCATTTGGAATGTCCATCTTTAATCTCAGCAATGCCATAATGGGCAGTGGAATTTTGGGACTGGCTTTTGCGATGGCCAACACCGGAATCATTCTTTTTCT AATCCTGTTATTGAGCATTGCTATTCTGTCTGCATATTCAATTCACCTCCTGCTGAAAAGTGCTGGAGTTGTCG gcatCCGGGCATACGAGCAGCTTGGGAATCGGGCTTTTGGTTCCCCAGGAAAAATGCTGGCCGGCTGCATCATAACAATACACAACATTGGAG CAATGTCCAGCTACCTCTTCATCGTCAAGTCTGAGCTACCATTGGTTATTCGAGCTTTCcttcaaagtgaaaacacacacacagg AGAGTGGTTCTTGAATGGAAACTACTTGATCATCATCGTTAGCGTTCTCATCATCCTTCCTCTTGCACTCATGAAAGAACTTG GTTACCTGGGCTATACGAGTGGCTTCTCCCTCTCCTGCAtgctgtttttcctcatttcg GTTATATACAAGAAATTCGACATCGAGTGTCCACTGAAAAACCATGACGTAACTCCTATTGACAACTACACTGGCATTAATAGTACGGACTTCTGTAAGCCCAAGCTATTCACCACGAACTCAGAG ACAGCGTACACCATCCCAATTCTGGCCTTCGCTTTCGTCTGCCACCCTGAAGTGCTACCAATCTACACTGAGCTACGAGA TGCCACCAAGAAACGCATGCAGGCTGTTGCCAACATCTCCATCTTGGCCATGTTTGTCATGTACCTGCTAACTGCTCTTTTTGGTTACCTCACCTTTTATG GTGCTGTGGAGTCCGAGCTGTTACACACCTACAGTAGAGAGGGCCTCTCGGATGTGCTGATCCTCTGTGTGCGTCTGGCTGTGCTGATGGCTGTCACTCTGACCGTCCCTGTGGTTCTCTTCCCG ATCCGCAGGGCCGTGCTCCAGATCATATTCCCTGAGAAGCCTTTCCACTGGGCCAGACACATCGCCATTGCATTTTGTCTCATCTTCTTGGTCAACCTTCTTGTTATCTTCGTGCCCTCCATTCGTGACATTTTTGGCCTCATTG GAGCCACATCTGCTCCAAGCCTCATCTTTATCCTACCTGGAATCTTCTACATCCGGATTGTTCCTGAGGACCAGGAGCCTTTGATGTCCAGATCTAAGATTCAG GCCGCGGTCTTTGCTGCAGTGGGATTCATCTTCATGATTATGAGTttgtcatttatcatcattGACTGGGTGACTGGAGAGTCTAAAAGTCGAGGCGGTCACTAG